Proteins encoded within one genomic window of Microcebus murinus isolate Inina chromosome 8, M.murinus_Inina_mat1.0, whole genome shotgun sequence:
- the LOC105862885 gene encoding eukaryotic initiation factor 4A-III-like — protein sequence MAATATMATSGWARKRLLKEEDMTKVEFETSEEVDVTPTFDTMGLREDLLGGIYAYGFENPSAIQQRATKQIIKGRDVIAQSQSGTGKTATFSISVLQCLDIQVPDTQALILAPTRELAVQIQKGLLALGDYMNIQCHACIGGTNVGEDIRKLDYRQHVVAGTPGRVFDVIRRRSLRTRAIKMLVLDEADEMLNKGFKEQIYDVYRYLPLATQVVLISATLPREILEMTTKFMTDPIRILVRRDELTLEGIRQFFVAVEREEWKFDTLCDLYDTLTIAQAVIFCNTKRKVDWLTEKMREANVTVSSMHGDMPQKERSPS from the coding sequence ATGGCGGCCACGGCCACGATGGCCACCTCGGGCTGGGCGCGGAAGCGGCTGCTCAAAGAGGAAGACATGACCAAAGTGGAATTCGAGACCAGCGAGGAGGTGGACGTGACCCCCACGTTCGACACTATGGGCCTGCGGGAGGACCTGCTGGGCGGCATCTACGCCTACGGTTTTGAAAACCCTTCAGCGATCCAACAGCGAGCTACCAAGCAGATAATTAAAGGGAGAGACGTCATCGCACAGTCTCAGTCTGGCACAGGTAAAACAGCCACCTTCAGTATTTCAGTCCTTCAGTGCTTGGATATTCAGGTTCCTGACACCCAGGCTCTGATCTTGGCCCCCACGCGAGAGCTGGCCGTGCAGATCCAGAAGGGCCTGCTTGCTCTCGGCGACTACATGAACATCCAGTGCCATGCCTGCATCGGGGGCACCAATGTGGGCGAGGACATCAGGAAGCTGGATTACAGACAGCACGTCGTCGCAGGCACACCAGGGCGCGTCTTTGATGTGATTCGTCGAAGAAGTTTAAGGACACGAGCTATCAAGATGTTGGTTTTGGATGAGGCTGATGAAATGTTGAATAAAGGTTTCAAAGAGCAGATTTATGACGTGTACAGGTACCTGCCTCTGGCCACACAGGTGGTCCTTATCAGTGCCACGCTGCCCCGTGAAATCCTGGAAATGACCACCAAGTTCATGACGGACCCAATCCGCATCCTGGTAAGACGTGATGAGTTGACTCTGGAAGGCATCAGACAGTTTTTTGTGGCAGTGGAAAGAGAAGAGTGGAAGTTTGACACCCTGTGTGATCTCTACGACACACTGACCATCGCGCAGGCGGTCATCTTCTGTAACACCAAGAGGAAGGTTGACTGGCTGACAGAGAAGATGAGAGAAGCCAATGTCACCGTGTCCTCGATGCACGGAGACATGCCGCAGAAGGAGCGGAGTCCATCATGA